In the Natrinema amylolyticum genome, one interval contains:
- a CDS encoding Lrp/AsnC family transcriptional regulator, which translates to MEDAALDAVDRAILYHLQRNARKPITDIADAVNMADNTVRNRIQAMEDDGVIRGYNVDIDYDRAGVQHYYVFVCSARVSEREHLVDEARQLPAVVEVLALMTGTKNVYVLGAGSQKDDITQLAYDLDGLGLEVNDEYLIRDHASKPFEEFRLDRNGQ; encoded by the coding sequence ATGGAAGATGCTGCCCTCGACGCCGTCGATCGAGCGATCCTGTATCACCTCCAACGGAACGCTCGGAAGCCGATTACGGACATCGCCGACGCAGTGAACATGGCGGATAATACGGTGCGCAACCGGATACAGGCGATGGAAGACGACGGCGTCATCAGGGGCTACAACGTCGATATCGATTACGATCGAGCCGGCGTTCAACACTACTACGTCTTCGTCTGTTCGGCCCGCGTCAGCGAACGGGAACACCTCGTCGACGAGGCTCGCCAGCTACCCGCCGTTGTCGAGGTGTTGGCGCTCATGACCGGCACGAAAAACGTGTACGTGCTCGGTGCCGGGTCCCAGAAGGACGATATCACGCAACTCGCGTACGATCTCGACGGTCTCGGTCTCGAGGTCAACGACGAATACCTCATTCGCGATCACGCCTCCAAGCCGTTCGAGGAGTTTCGGCTGGACAGGAACGGCCAGTGA
- a CDS encoding HalOD1 output domain-containing protein produces MPTQYDVASSQPVTAQIVEAVAARKGADPLDLQPLYETVDPEALEALFAPTTTGTERGGRIEFTYAGCRVTLVAAEEQAITVENATPSESDHDRSSGRQQLLD; encoded by the coding sequence ATGCCTACTCAGTATGACGTCGCCAGTTCCCAGCCGGTGACCGCCCAGATCGTCGAGGCAGTCGCGGCCCGGAAAGGGGCCGACCCGCTGGATCTGCAGCCACTGTACGAAACCGTCGATCCGGAGGCCCTCGAGGCGCTGTTCGCACCGACGACGACCGGTACCGAACGGGGCGGGCGAATCGAGTTCACGTACGCCGGCTGTCGAGTCACGCTCGTCGCTGCGGAGGAGCAAGCGATTACCGTCGAGAACGCCACACCGTCCGAGTCGGATCACGACCGCAGTTCCGGGCGACAGCAATTACTGGACTAA
- a CDS encoding bacterio-opsin activator domain-containing protein produces the protein MTLFGEFHVPAEAFALADTLEAAPDLVIETERVVATDEILTPYFWVSGEDGARFEDVAANDPSVRNLRHIDDVDRAALYRAEWTENVESIVFAYTAVGATILEASAQHKEWELSMRFNNRERLDQFREYCNDHDIPFRLNKLYEHAHPRAGGQYGLTEKQHDALVTAWEMGYYGSSDVSLTDVADSLGISQQSLSRRLQRGYDSLIQHALAVTPPSEEPPLED, from the coding sequence ATGACCCTCTTCGGAGAGTTTCACGTTCCCGCCGAGGCCTTCGCGCTCGCCGACACGCTCGAGGCGGCCCCCGACCTCGTCATCGAAACCGAGCGCGTCGTCGCGACGGACGAGATCCTCACGCCGTACTTCTGGGTCTCCGGCGAGGACGGGGCGCGCTTCGAGGACGTCGCTGCGAACGACCCGTCGGTCCGGAACCTCCGTCACATCGACGACGTCGATCGCGCGGCCCTCTACCGTGCCGAGTGGACGGAGAACGTCGAGTCCATCGTGTTCGCCTATACGGCGGTCGGGGCGACCATTCTCGAAGCCTCCGCCCAACACAAGGAGTGGGAACTCAGTATGCGGTTCAACAATCGGGAGCGACTCGATCAGTTCCGAGAGTACTGCAACGACCACGACATCCCCTTCCGCCTCAACAAGCTGTACGAACACGCTCACCCGCGTGCGGGCGGCCAGTACGGACTCACGGAGAAGCAACACGATGCCCTCGTGACCGCCTGGGAGATGGGCTACTACGGGTCGTCCGACGTCTCGCTCACGGACGTCGCGGACAGCCTCGGGATCAGCCAGCAGTCGCTGTCTCGCCGCCTCCAGCGCGGCTACGACAGCCTCATCCAGCATGCGCTGGCCGTCACACCACCGTCCGAGGAACCGCCGCTCGAGGACTGA
- a CDS encoding DUF7344 domain-containing protein, with translation MSHSSTDLACRVLSHSYRRSALTALGTTETTMTVRDVSNEVVAREYAAPLPDVPSEDVKRVYLSLLHVHLPMLADANVIDYDPDRGVIEDTDLEAVEPLFSTISETDVPIEPAR, from the coding sequence GTGTCCCACAGTTCAACCGATCTGGCCTGCCGCGTTCTGAGCCACTCCTATCGCCGATCTGCCCTCACCGCGCTCGGAACGACCGAGACGACCATGACGGTGCGAGACGTCAGCAACGAGGTCGTCGCTCGAGAATACGCCGCGCCGCTCCCCGACGTCCCGTCCGAGGACGTGAAACGGGTGTACCTCTCTTTGCTCCACGTCCACCTTCCCATGCTCGCGGACGCGAACGTGATCGACTACGATCCGGACCGCGGCGTGATCGAAGATACAGACCTCGAGGCCGTCGAACCGCTGTTTTCGACGATCTCGGAAACCGATGTCCCGATCGAGCCCGCCCGATAA
- a CDS encoding single-stranded DNA binding protein, giving the protein MSDIEGVYEDLEADVPLEEFREAVEAKVEQMGGLADEETAAMLVAHEVGESEVGGIADIEPGMEEAKFVAKVLSIGEKRTFERDDEDEDGQVVNVEVADETGSVRAAFWDDHAEAAIEELEEGQVLRIKGRPKEGFSGVEISVDNVEPDPDTEIDVQVSDTYTVEDLSLGLSNVNLVGLLLDTDSVRTFDRDDGSEGKVSNLVLGDSTGRIRVTLWDEQADLATELEAGTTVEVIDGYVKERDGSLELHVGNRGAVEEVDEEVEYVPESTPIEDVEIDQVVDIAGVVRSADPKRTFDRDDGSEGQVRNIRVQDATDDIRVALWGDKADLDVGPGDEVALGDVEIQDGWQDDLEASAGWQSTVTVLESDSSGSGAGADDGDGSSDENAGLSAFADDGDGADEATATDGTGRSSSANSAGGTGGAATEADDAASADAGSDDPTDGEEVEFTGVVVQAGDPVVLDDGETTMSVATDVDVGLGEEVTARGVVRNGRLEANDVF; this is encoded by the coding sequence ATGAGCGACATCGAGGGCGTATATGAAGACCTCGAGGCCGACGTTCCTCTCGAGGAGTTTCGCGAGGCCGTCGAGGCGAAAGTCGAGCAGATGGGGGGACTCGCGGACGAGGAGACGGCGGCGATGCTCGTCGCTCACGAAGTCGGCGAGAGCGAGGTCGGCGGCATCGCCGACATCGAACCCGGAATGGAAGAGGCCAAGTTCGTCGCCAAGGTGCTCTCGATCGGCGAGAAACGGACCTTCGAGCGCGACGACGAAGACGAGGACGGACAGGTCGTCAACGTCGAGGTCGCGGACGAGACTGGATCGGTGCGAGCGGCGTTCTGGGACGACCACGCCGAAGCCGCCATCGAGGAACTCGAAGAGGGACAAGTCCTGCGGATCAAGGGCCGACCCAAGGAGGGCTTTTCCGGCGTCGAGATCAGCGTCGATAACGTCGAACCCGATCCGGACACCGAGATCGATGTCCAAGTCTCGGATACCTATACCGTCGAGGATCTCTCGCTCGGCCTCTCGAACGTCAATCTCGTCGGCCTGCTTCTGGATACCGACAGCGTCCGCACGTTCGACCGCGACGACGGCTCCGAGGGCAAGGTCTCGAATCTCGTCCTCGGCGATTCGACCGGCCGCATTCGCGTCACGCTCTGGGACGAGCAGGCGGACCTCGCGACGGAACTCGAGGCCGGGACGACCGTCGAGGTGATCGACGGCTACGTCAAGGAGCGCGACGGCAGCCTCGAACTCCACGTCGGCAACCGCGGTGCCGTCGAGGAAGTCGACGAAGAGGTCGAGTACGTCCCCGAGAGCACGCCGATCGAAGACGTCGAAATCGACCAGGTGGTCGACATCGCGGGCGTCGTCCGCTCGGCCGATCCCAAGCGGACGTTCGACCGCGATGACGGCTCGGAGGGACAGGTCCGCAACATCCGCGTTCAGGACGCGACCGACGACATCCGCGTCGCCCTCTGGGGCGACAAGGCCGACCTCGACGTGGGGCCGGGCGACGAGGTCGCGCTGGGTGACGTCGAGATCCAGGACGGCTGGCAGGACGACCTCGAGGCCTCCGCGGGCTGGCAGTCGACGGTCACGGTTTTGGAATCCGACTCGTCGGGGTCCGGCGCTGGCGCGGACGATGGGGACGGCTCGAGCGACGAGAACGCCGGGCTTTCGGCCTTCGCCGACGACGGAGACGGAGCGGATGAGGCGACGGCGACGGACGGCACCGGTCGAAGCAGCTCTGCGAATTCGGCCGGCGGAACTGGCGGGGCCGCGACCGAGGCGGACGACGCTGCCAGCGCGGACGCCGGCTCGGACGACCCCACCGACGGCGAGGAGGTCGAGTTCACGGGCGTCGTCGTTCAGGCGGGCGATCCGGTCGTTCTCGACGACGGCGAGACGACGATGAGCGTCGCGACCGACGTCGACGTCGGTCTCGGCGAGGAGGTAACCGCCCGAGGGGTCGTCCGTAACGGCCGCCTCGAGGCAAACGACGTATTCTGA